A stretch of Rhinopithecus roxellana isolate Shanxi Qingling chromosome 12, ASM756505v1, whole genome shotgun sequence DNA encodes these proteins:
- the IFNLR1 gene encoding interferon lambda receptor 1 isoform X2 encodes MMCLKKQDLYNKFKGRVQTVSPSSKSPWVESKYVDYLFEVEPAPPVLVLTQTEEILSANATYQLPPCMPPLDLKYEVAFWKEEAGNKTLFPVTPHGQPVRITLQPAASERHCLSARTIYTFSVPKYSEFSKPTCFLLEVPEANWAFLVLPSLLILLLVIAAGGVIWKSLMGNPWFQRAKMPPALDFSGHTYPVATFQPSRPESLNDLLLCPQKELTRGVRLTPRVRAPATQQTGWKKDLAEDEDEEEEEDTEDGISFQPYIEPPSFLGQEHQVPGHSEVGGVDAGRPRAPLLPGEGSSAWDSSDKSWASTVDSSWDRAGSSGYLAEKGPGRGPGGDGHQEPLPPPEFSTDSGFLEELPKDDLSSWATWGTLPPESNLVPGGPPVSLHTLTFCWESSLEEEEEEEEEEEEEEEEEARESETEDSDAGSWGAESTQRTEERGRTLGYYMAR; translated from the exons TGGAGCCGGCCCCACCTGTCCTGGTGCTCACCCAGACGGAGGAGATCCTAAGTGCCAATGCCACGTACCAGCTGCCCCCCTGCATGCCCCCACTGGATCTGAAGTATGAGGTGGCATTCTGGAAGGAGGAGGCCGGAAACAAG ACCCTATTTCCAGTCACTCCCCATGGCCAGCCAGTCCGGATCACCCTCCAGCCAGCTGCCAGCGAACGCCACTGCCTCAGTGCCAGAACTATCTACACCTTCAGTGTCCCGAAATACAGCGAGTTCTCTAAGCCCACGTGCTTCTTGCTGGAGGTTCCAG aAGCCAACTGGGCTTTCCTGGTGCTGCCATCGCTTCTGATACTGCTGTTAGTAATTGCTGCAGGGGGTGTGATCTGGAAGAGCCTCATGGGGAACCCCTGGTTTCAGCGGGCAAAGATGCCACCGGCCCTG GACTTTTCTGGACACACATATCCTGTGGCAACCTTTCAGCCCAGCAGACCAGAGTCCCTGAACGACTTGCTCCTCTGTCCCCAAAAGGAACTGACCAGAGGGGTCAGGCTGACGCCTAGAGTCAGGGCCCCAGCCACCCAACAGACAGGATGGAAGAAGGACCTTGCAGAGGACGAGgacgaggaggaagaggaggacacAGAAGATGGCATCAGCTTCCAGCCCTACATTGAGCCACCTTCTTTCCTGGGGCAAGAGCACCAGGTTCCAGGGCACTCGGAGGTTGGTGGGGTGGACGCAGGGAGGCCCAGGGCTCCTCTGCTCCCGGGCGAAGGCTCCTCTGCTTGGGATTCTTCAGACAAAAGCTGGGCCAGCACTGTGGACTCCTCCTGGGACAGGGCTGGATCCTCTGGCTATTTGGCTGAGAAGGGGCCAGGCCGAGGGCCGGGTGGGGACGGGCACCAAGAACCTCTCCCACCACCTGAATTCTCCACGGACTCGGGTTTCCTGGAAGAGCTCCCAAAAGATGACCTCTCCTCCTGGGCCACCTGGGGCACCTTACCACCAGAGTCAAATCTGGTCCCTGGGGGTCCCCCAGTTTCTCTTCATACACTGACCTTCTGCTGGGAAAGCAGccttgaggaggaagaggaggaagaagaggaagaggaggaagaagaggaagaggaggcgaGGGAATCAGAAACTGAGGACAGCGATGCGGGCAGCTGGGGGGCTGAGAGTACCCAGAGGACCGAGGAGAGGGGCCGGACACTGGGGTATTACATGGCCAGGTGA